GGTCGCCTGGGCGTGGCCCTCAAGGCCAAGGTCTCGAAGACTGAGTTGAAGGTTGGTGAGTGGATGCCGGTGCTGCCGATCCTGCGTTCCGACGACGGCCGTTCCCTGCCCCAGACCTTCCGTGGCGGCCAGGTAACCTCCACCGAAATCAGCGGCCTGACCCTCTACGGCGGCCAGTTCCGCGCCAACAGCCCGCGCAACGACGCGAGCATGGAAGACATGTCGATGAACGGCCGCGGCGCGTTCACCTCCGACCGGTTCAACTTCGGCGGCGGCGAGTATGCCTTCAACGAAAAACGCACCCAGGTCGGCGTCTGGTACGCGGAACTGTCCGACATCTACCAGCAGCAATATTTCAACCTGACCCACAGCCAACCCATCGGCGACTGGACCTTGGGCGCCAACCTCGGCTATTTCACTGGCAAGGAAAACGGCAGCGCCCTGGCCGGCGACCTGGACAACAAAACTACGTTCGCCATGCTCTCGGCCAAATACGGTGGCAACACCTTCTATGTCGGCCTGCAAAAAGTCGGTGGCGACGATGCCTGGATGCGCGTCAACGGCACCAGCGGCGGCACCCTGGCGAACGACAGCTACAACTCCAGTTATGACAATGCCAAGGAAAAATCCTGGCAACTGCGCCACGACTTCAACTTCGCCGCCGTCGGCGTGCCGGGCCTGACCCTGATGAACCGCTACATCAGCGGCGACAACGTGCATACCGCCACGGTCGACGATGGTAAGGAATGGGGTCGGGAAAGTGAGCTGGCTTATACCGTGCAGAGCGGCGCGCTGAAGAGCCTCAATGTGAAGTGGCGCAACTCGACGATGCGCCGGGATTACAGCACCAATGAGTTCGATGAGAACCGCTTGATCGTCAGCTATCCGATCAGCTTGCTGTAAAAGCCAGATATGGATGGAGGCTGTACCACCGTCATCGCGAGCAGGCTCGCTCCCACAGGGAATCGGTGTCGAGCACCAAAAGTGTGCTCACTGAGCATCCCGTGTGGGAGCGAGCTTGCTCGCGATGACTTTGGCACATCCAACATCATCGCCAACTGACCCACCGCCATCGCGAGCAAGCTCGCTCCCACAGGGATTTGTAGCGGATGGATGCCTGTGAGCGACTCAAAAACTTGTGGGAGCGAGCCTGCTCGCGATGACGGTGGCACATTCAACATGGCCGCAAGCTGACCCACCGCCATCGCGAGCAAGCTCGCTCCCACAGGGACTCAGGGTGTGGGCTTAACCCCGTGATTCGACGCCCAGTTCATCCCACACCGACTCGGCCAGGTGAAAGGTGGCGTTGGCCGCCGGGATGCCGCAGTAGATGGCGCTCTGCATGATCACTTCCTTGATCTCGCCGCGGCTCACGCCGTTGTTGGCGGCGGCGCGCAGGTGCAGCTTGAGTTCTTCGTTACGGTTCATGCCGATCAGCATGGCAATGGTGATCAGGCTGCGGGTGTGGCGCGGCAGGCCCGGGCGGGTCCAGATGTCGCCCCAGGCGTGGCGGGTGATCATCTCCTGGAACTCGCTGTTGAACTCAGTCAGCGCATTGAGGCTGCGGTCGACATGGGCGTCGCCCAGCACCGCGCGGCGAACTTGCATGCCTTCGTCGTAACGTTGTTTCTCGTCCACAAAAAACTCCTCAGGCGCGGCTGGAATCAAGTAGGAAATCCAGCACCCGCGCGCTGAACGCGGCGCCGGCCTGGACGTTGGACAGGTGCGCGGCGTAGAACTCGGCGTACTCGGCCCCACGGACCCGCTCCTGGATAAAGTGCCCACCCGACGGCGGCGTCACGGCATCTTCAGTGCCGGCGATCACCAGCAGCGGCACGCGGATCGACGCCAGTTGCTCACGGAAGTCGGCATCACGCACCGCCGCACAGTTGGCCGCATAGCCCTGGGGCGAAGTGGCGGCGAGCATGTCAGTGATTTTTTTTGCGGTCGCAGGCTGGGCCTGGGCAAAGTCGGGGGTAAACCAACGGGCAATCGAGGCGTCACGCAACGCCACCATCGCCGCCTTGCCGTCACGCAGCACGGTTTCGATGCGCGGGTTCCACACCGACGGATCGCCGATCTTGGCCGCGGTGTTGCACACCACCAATTTGTGCAGACGTTCGCCGGCATTGATTCCCAACCACTGGCCGATCAGCCCCCCCATGGACAAGCCACAAAAGTGCACCTTGTCGATATGCAAGGAATCGAGCATGGCCAGTACATCGCGTCCCAGTTGTTCGATGCTGTACGGTCCTTCGGTGACCAGCGACTGGCCATGGCCGCGCGTGTCGAAGCGCAACACGCGAAAGTGTTCGCTGAAGGCCGCAACCTGCTCATCCCACATGTGCAAATCGGTGCCCAGGGAGTTGGAGAGCACCAACACAGGGGCGTCTTGCGGCCCATCAAAACGATAGTTCAGATCGCCCTCGGCGAGTTTGACGAATCCCACAACAGTCTCCTTTCAGGCGTTAAAGGCAAGGTGTTCGGCCACCGCTCGGGCCACCCAGGTCTGGGCTTGTCCGAGGTAGTGGGCGGGGTTGAGCAAATGATCGAGTTCGGCGGCGGACAGTTGCTCGGTGACCTGGGGTTCGTCCCCCAGCACCTGACGCAAATGCCGGTGTTCGGCCACGACGCGCTTGCAGCATTGCTCCAGCAGATGGTGCGCCGTGTCACGCCCCACACGCTGGGCCAGGACGATGCTCACCGCTTCGGCCAGCACCAATCCCTGGGTCAATTCCAGGTTGCGGGCCATGCGCGCCGCATCCACTTCCAGCCCTTCGGCCAGCAGCCGCGCCTGTTGCAAGGCACCAGAGACCAGGCAGCAGATCTCCGGCAAGGTTTCCCATTCGGCGTGCCACAGGCCCAGGCTGCGCTCGTGTTCCTGGGGCATGGCGCTGAACAGCGTCGACAACAAGCCAGGCACCCGCGTCGCCGCGCCGATCAGCACGGCCGCGCCCACTGGGTTGCGCTTGTGCGGCATGGTGGACGAACCGCCCTTGCCCGGCGCCGACGACTCGAACGCTTCGCCGGCCTCGGTTTGCATCAACAGGCTGATGTCGCGGCCCAGCTTGCCCAGGCTGCCAGCGATCAAACCCAGCACCGAGCCAAACTCCACCAGGCGATCGCGCTGGGTGTGCCACGGCTGTTCCGGCAGGTTCAGTTGCAACTCGGCGGCCAGGGCTTCGGCGACAGGCAGCGCCTGCTCCCCCAACGCCGCCAGGGTTCCGGAAGCGCCGCCGAACTGCAGCACCAGCAAGCGCGGCTTGAGTTCCCGCAAGCGTTGGCGACTGCGGGTGATCGCCCCCAGCCAACCGGCGATTTTCATGCCCAAGGTCACTGGCGTCGCGTGTTGCAGCCAAGTGCGACCGGCCAACGGTGTGGCGGCGTAGCGTTCGGCTTGGCGGGCCAGGGTGTCGGCCAGTTGCGCCAATTCGCCTTCGATCAAGCCCAGCGCCTGGCGCAATTGCAGCACCAGCCCGCTGTCCATCACGTCCTGGCTGGTCGCGCCCAGGTGCACATAGCGCTCGGCCTCGGCGCTCTGGCTGGCGATGCGCTTGCCCAACGCCTTGACCAGCGGGATCGCCGAATTGCCGGCACTGGCAATCGCTTCGCTCAATGCCGAAAAATCGTACAACTGGGCACGGCAGGCGTTCTCGATTGGCGCCACCGCGTCCTGGGGGATCAAACCTACCCGCGCCTCGGCCCGGGCCAGCGCCGCCTCGACATCCAGCATGGCCTGGACCCGCCCCGCATCGCAGAACACCTCGCGCATGTCGCGGGCGGTGAAGTAGGCATCGAACAGCTGATTGCCCGGTCGTTCGCTCATAAACAGTCCTTGGATGCGCCCGCCTCTCGGTCGGGCGCGGTGGTGTCAAAGGTCGTGATGCAAATACGCCGGTTGCTTGGGCAGGCGCAGGCTAAACAGAAACGCCACCACCATCATCACCGTGACGTACCAATAAAATGCGTTTTCCATGCCTTGGGCCTTCAGGCTCAGGGCGACGTACTCGGCCGAGCCACCAAAAATCGCATTGGCCACCGCATAGGCCAACCCTACCCCCAGCGCCCGTACTTCGGGTGGAAACATTTCAGCTTTTACCAATCCGCTGATGGAGGTGTAGAAGCTGACGATCGCCAGCGCCAGGGTAATCAGCACAAACGCCAGGAACGGGCTGCTGATACTTTTGAGGGTCAGCAGGATCGGCACTGTGCACAAGGCGCCCAGAGCGCCGAACCAGAGCATGGAATTACGCCGACCGATCTTGTCCGCCAGCATGCCGAACAGCGGCTGCATGCACATATAGAGGAACAGCGCGCCGGTCATGATGTAGCTGGCGGTCTTGGCGTGCAGGCCAGCCGTGTTCACCAGGTACTTCTGCATGTACGTGGTGAAGGTGTAGAAAATCAGCGAGCCGCCGGCGGTGTAGCCGAGCACGGTGATGAACGCGGCCTTGTGGCTGCGAAACAGTGCCGCGATGCTGCCGGCATCCTTGTTCTCGCGCATTTCCTTGCTGCTGGTTTCCTTCAGGGAACGGCGCAGGAACAGGGAAATCAATGCAGCCACGGCGCCCACCACGAATGGAATCCGCCAGCCATAGGCACGCAGTTCGTCTTCGCTGAGCAACTGTTGCAGGATCACCACCAGCGACACCGCCAGCAATTGCCCGCCGATCAGCGTCACGTACTGGAACGAGGCGAAAAAGCCACGTTGGCCCTTGAGGGCGACTTCGCTCATGTAGGTGGCCGTGGTGCCGTATTCGCCACCCACCGACAGGCCCTGCAGCAAGCGCGCGAACAACAGCAACAGCGGCGCCCAGACGCCGATGTCCTTGTAGGTGGGAAGGCAGGCGATGAGCAACGAGCCGAAGCACATCATCAGCACCGAGATCATCATCGAGTTCTTGCGCCCATGACGATCCGCCACCCGGCCGAAAATCCAGCCGCCGATGGGTCGCATCAGGAACCCGGCGGCGAACACACCGGCCGTGTTGACCAGTTGCACCGTAGGGTTGTCCGAGGGGAAGAACGCTGGCGCGAAATAAATCGCGCAGAACGCGTAGACGTAGAAGTCGAACCATTCGACCAGGTTGCCGGATGAGGCACCGACGATGGCGAAGATGCGCTTGCTGCGTTCTTCGCCGGTGTAGTGGCTGGTTGGGGTGGTCATGGGTTATTCACTCTTAGGGACTCAACAAAGTCTAGACACACTTCGTAACAGTCCCGTTCCACAGTATTGCGTTGCTTATACTGGCGCTATCGCGGGCAAGCCTTGCTCCCACAGAGGTTGCAGCCATTACCCACAACCTGTTGTGCACGCCTTGTGGGAGCAAGGCTTGCCCGCGATGGCGCTCCTGCTGGCACACTCAATAATCGAAGAACACCGTCTCGGCATCCGTGCCCTGCAGAATCACGTTCCACTGATACACACCCGACGCATCGGGCTTGCTCACGATCGTGGCGCGACGCTCCTCGGGTACACAGGCCAGCAGCGGGTCGGTTTCGTTGGCCGGTTCGCCGTCGAAGTAGATGCGCGTCAGCAAATGCTTGACCAGCCCGCGAGCGAACACCAGCACCACCAAGTGCGGGGCCTGGGTCGTGCCTTCCAATCCCGGCACAGTGCCCGGCTTGATGGTGGTGAAGCGGAAGCGCCCTTCGGCATCCACCGGCACCCGGCCAAAGCCTTCGAAGTGCGGGTCCAGGGGTTTGTCCTGGTCGTCTTCCGGGTGGGCGTATTTACCGGCGGCGTTGGCCTGCCAGACTTCCAGCATCGCGTCGTTGACGAACTGGCCATTGCCGTCGACCACCTGCCCGGTGATCGCCACGCGCTGGCCGAGGGTTTGTGCGACGGTCAGGTCTTCGCGGTTCAGCCAGGTCAGGCCGATGTGGTAGTAAGGGCCAACGGTGTGGGACGTGGTGGCGGTGAGCGTCATCTTATTTCTCCATCGGCGTGGCATCGCGGCCGCGCAAGACGATGTCCCAGCGGTAACCGAGGGCGTAGTGAGGGACGGTTTTTTCGAGGTCGAAACGGGCGATCAGACGTTCCTTGGCGCGGGTGTCCGGCACGCAGTTGTAGATCGGGTCGTATTCCAGCAACGGGTCGCCCGGGAAGTACATCTGCGTCACCAGGCGCGTCAGGATACTCGGCCCGAACAGTGAGAAATGGATGTGCGCCGGGCGCCAGGCGTTGTGGTGGTTGCCCCACGGATAAGCACCAGGCTTGATGGTCTGGAACTGATACCAGCCGTCGGCATCGGTGACGGTGCGACCGGTGCCGGTGAAATTTGGGTCCAGGGGCGCGTCATGGTTGTCGCGGTCATGGTTGTAGCGACCGGCGGCGTTGGCCTGCCAGATCTCCACAAGGATGCCTGGCACTGGCAGGCCATTCTCATCCAGCACGCGCCCGTGAATGATGATCCGCTCCCCCAATGGCTCGCCGGCATGTTGGGCGGTCAGGTCATGGTCCTTCTCTTGGACGCGGTCGGCACCGACAGTCGGGCCGGTAATTTCCGACAGCGAATGAGGCAGGAACACCAATGGCTTGGACGGCGAGCGCAGGTTGGTGGACTGGTATGGCGGGTGCAGATACTCCGGCTGGGTGCCCGCTTGAGGGCGACGATAACCAGGCTTGTCAGTCATGAAGCATTCCTCGGTTTCTTATTAGTAGAGCGACGCATCAGACGCGCTCGATTGCCAATGCCAGACCCTGGCCGACGCCGACGCACATGGTCGCCAGGCCTTTTTTGCCGCCGGTCTTTTCCAGGTGGTGCAGCGCCGTCAGTACCAAGCGCGCCCCGCTCATGCCCAGTGGATGGCCGAGGGCGATGGCGCCGCCGTTCGGGTTGACCTGGGGAGCATCGTCCGCCAGCCCCAAATCGCGCAACACCGCCAGGCCCTGGCTGGCAAACGCTTCATTGAGTTCGATCACATCGAAATCCGCGACCGCCAGGCCCAGGCGCTCAGTAAGCTTGCGCACCGCCGGCACCGGACCGACGCCCATCACTCGGGGTGCCACGCCGGCACTGGCCATGCCCAGCACTTTGCCGCGGGGCGTCAGGCCGTGCTTCTTCACTGCTTCGGCCGACGCCAGGATCAGTGCAGCCGCGCCGTCGTTGACACCCGAGGCGTTGCCGGCAGTGACGGTCTTGTCGGGGCCGTTGACCGGCTTGAGTTTGCTCAAGGTCTCCAGCGTGGTGTCGGCGCGGGGATGCTCGTCCTGCTCGACCACGGTTTCACCTTTTTTATGGGTGATGCGCACTGGAACGATTTCTTCGGCGAAAAACCCTGCCGCCTGGGCCGCTGCCGTGCGCTGTTGGCTGCGCAAGGCGAAAGCGTCCTGGTCGGCACGGGACACGGCGTAGTCATCGGCCACGTTATCAGCGGTCTGCGGCATCGCATCCACGCCGTACTGGGCTTTCATCAATGGGTTGATGAAGCGCCAGCCGATGGTGGTGTCTTCCAGCTTCATGTTGCGGGAAAACGCCGCGTCCGCCTTGCCCATCACGAACGGCGCACGGGACATCGACTCCACCCCACCGGCGATGGCCAGTTCCATCTCACCGCTGGCGATGGCGCGGAACGCGGTGCCGACGGCGTCCATGCCCGAGGCGCAGAGGCGGTTGAGGGTCACGCCGGGGATGCTTTCCGGCAGGCCCGCCAACAGCAGCGCCATGCGCGCCACATTGCGGTTGTCTTCGCCGGCCTGGTTGGCGCAGCCGAGAAACACTTCGTCCACCGCGCTCCAGTCCACCGAAGGGTTGCGCTCCATCAGCGCCTTGATCGGCACGGCCGCCAGGTCGTCGGCGCGCACGGCGGACAAACCGCCGCCAAACCGACCGATAGGGGTTCGAATCGCATCACAGATATAAACGTCGCGCATCAGGCTTCTCCCGGTGCCTGGCCGTGGGCCGCCGCGGTACGAGCTTCCAGGTCGCGCAGTGCGCGCAGCTCCACTTCGGTCGGTTCGGCGGTGGTTTGCACCTGATCGGCGAAACGAATCGCCCACCCGGTGGCGGCAATGACTTGCTCGCGGGTCACGCCGGGGTGCAGCGCGGTGACCACGAACTCATGGGTGTCGGCTTCCGGTTCCATGATGCACAAGTCGGTGATGATACCGACGGGACCGGCGCCTGGCAGGCCCAGGCGCTTGCGCGAATCGCCGCCTTCGCCGTGGCCGACCGAGGTGATGAAATCCAGCTTGTCGACAAACGAGCGAGCCGACTGCTTGAGGATGATCAACACGCTCTTGGCAGAGCCGGCGATTTCCGGCGCGCCACCGGCACCCGGCAAGCGGACTTTCGGCTGATGGTAGTCGCCCACCACCGTAGTGTTGATGTTGCCGAAACGGTCGACCTGGGCTGCGCCGAGGAAACCGACGTCGATGCGTCCGCCTTGCAGCCAGTAGCGAAAAATCTCACCGGTCGGTACGACGGTGTCAGCGGTTTCCGCCAGCTCACCGTCGCCGATGGACAGTGGCAGTACGCTGGGCTTGGCACCGATCGGGCCGGATTCGTAGATCAGCACGACGTCCGGCGACGACGTCAGCCGCGCCAGGTTGGCCGCTTTCGACGGCAGGCCGATGCCAACGAAGCACACGGCATTGTTCTTCAAGCGACGCGCCGCGGCGACGGTCATCATTTCGTTGGTGGAGTAAGTCATGGTTTCACCTGCGAAGCAGCTGCCAGTCTGGCCTGGAATTCACTGAAGTCTTTAGTGCCATGGATGTATTCGTTGATCCATGCGGTAAAGGTCTCACGGTCCCGGGCGATCGGATCCCACGCCTGGTAGAAGCGGTTGTCACGCTCGGTGTAGCCCAGAGCGTAGGACGGATGAGCACCACCCGGCACAAGGCACACGGCGCTCAACGCCCAGGTCGGCAGTACGCAAGCGTTCATCGGTGCGTTCAGATCGTCGACGATTTCTTCCACGGTGACGATGCAACGCTTGGCGGCCAGGGCGGCTTCTTTCTGCACACCGAGAATGCCCCACAGCAGCACGTTGCCCTTGCGGTCGGCTTTCTGGGCGTGGATCACAGTGATGTCCGGGCGCACCGAAGGTACAGCGGCCAATACTTCACCGGTGAAGGGACAGGTCACGCTCTTGATCAGCGGGTTGACCTTCGGCAGGTCGGAACCGGCATAGGCTCGCAGTACGGCGAACGGCAGGCCGGAGGCGCCGGCGACGTATGCGTTGGCCAGGTCGGCGTGGCTGTGTTCCTCGATCTCCAGCGGGCGTGGCCATTGTTTCTCCACGGCATCGCGCAAGCGGTGCAACGACCCGACACCAGGGTTGCCGCCCCAGGAGAAAATCAACTTGCGAGCACAACCGGCGCCGATCAACTGGTCGTAGATCAGGTCAGGTGTCATGCGTACCAGGGTCAGGTCTTTCTTGCCCTGACGAATGATTTCATGACCCGCCGCCGTAGGAATCAAGTGAGTGAAGCCTTCGAGCGCGACAGTATCGCCGTCGTTGACGAATTGCTTCACCGCGTCGTGCAGCGAAAGGATTTCAGCCATGGGGCAGGCTCCCGTTTTCCAGTAGACCGACATGAAGAAAAAG
The sequence above is drawn from the Pseudomonas sp. St316 genome and encodes:
- a CDS encoding OprD family porin, producing MKPTQYLFPSLIAVALTSTALPVLAAESGFVEDAKVNLNLRNFYFNRNFTNSNATQGKAEEWTQSFILDAKSGFTQGVVGFGVDVLGMYSVKLDGGRGTAGTQLLPVHDDGRPADDFGRLGVALKAKVSKTELKVGEWMPVLPILRSDDGRSLPQTFRGGQVTSTEISGLTLYGGQFRANSPRNDASMEDMSMNGRGAFTSDRFNFGGGEYAFNEKRTQVGVWYAELSDIYQQQYFNLTHSQPIGDWTLGANLGYFTGKENGSALAGDLDNKTTFAMLSAKYGGNTFYVGLQKVGGDDAWMRVNGTSGGTLANDSYNSSYDNAKEKSWQLRHDFNFAAVGVPGLTLMNRYISGDNVHTATVDDGKEWGRESELAYTVQSGALKSLNVKWRNSTMRRDYSTNEFDENRLIVSYPISLL
- the pcaC gene encoding 4-carboxymuconolactone decarboxylase encodes the protein MDEKQRYDEGMQVRRAVLGDAHVDRSLNALTEFNSEFQEMITRHAWGDIWTRPGLPRHTRSLITIAMLIGMNRNEELKLHLRAAANNGVSRGEIKEVIMQSAIYCGIPAANATFHLAESVWDELGVESRG
- the pcaD gene encoding 3-oxoadipate enol-lactonase — encoded protein: MGFVKLAEGDLNYRFDGPQDAPVLVLSNSLGTDLHMWDEQVAAFSEHFRVLRFDTRGHGQSLVTEGPYSIEQLGRDVLAMLDSLHIDKVHFCGLSMGGLIGQWLGINAGERLHKLVVCNTAAKIGDPSVWNPRIETVLRDGKAAMVALRDASIARWFTPDFAQAQPATAKKITDMLAATSPQGYAANCAAVRDADFREQLASIRVPLLVIAGTEDAVTPPSGGHFIQERVRGAEYAEFYAAHLSNVQAGAAFSARVLDFLLDSSRA
- a CDS encoding 3-carboxy-cis,cis-muconate cycloisomerase, with the translated sequence MSERPGNQLFDAYFTARDMREVFCDAGRVQAMLDVEAALARAEARVGLIPQDAVAPIENACRAQLYDFSALSEAIASAGNSAIPLVKALGKRIASQSAEAERYVHLGATSQDVMDSGLVLQLRQALGLIEGELAQLADTLARQAERYAATPLAGRTWLQHATPVTLGMKIAGWLGAITRSRQRLRELKPRLLVLQFGGASGTLAALGEQALPVAEALAAELQLNLPEQPWHTQRDRLVEFGSVLGLIAGSLGKLGRDISLLMQTEAGEAFESSAPGKGGSSTMPHKRNPVGAAVLIGAATRVPGLLSTLFSAMPQEHERSLGLWHAEWETLPEICCLVSGALQQARLLAEGLEVDAARMARNLELTQGLVLAEAVSIVLAQRVGRDTAHHLLEQCCKRVVAEHRHLRQVLGDEPQVTEQLSAAELDHLLNPAHYLGQAQTWVARAVAEHLAFNA
- a CDS encoding MFS family transporter; amino-acid sequence: MTTPTSHYTGEERSKRIFAIVGASSGNLVEWFDFYVYAFCAIYFAPAFFPSDNPTVQLVNTAGVFAAGFLMRPIGGWIFGRVADRHGRKNSMMISVLMMCFGSLLIACLPTYKDIGVWAPLLLLFARLLQGLSVGGEYGTTATYMSEVALKGQRGFFASFQYVTLIGGQLLAVSLVVILQQLLSEDELRAYGWRIPFVVGAVAALISLFLRRSLKETSSKEMRENKDAGSIAALFRSHKAAFITVLGYTAGGSLIFYTFTTYMQKYLVNTAGLHAKTASYIMTGALFLYMCMQPLFGMLADKIGRRNSMLWFGALGALCTVPILLTLKSISSPFLAFVLITLALAIVSFYTSISGLVKAEMFPPEVRALGVGLAYAVANAIFGGSAEYVALSLKAQGMENAFYWYVTVMMVVAFLFSLRLPKQPAYLHHDL
- the pcaG gene encoding protocatechuate 3,4-dioxygenase subunit alpha: MTLTATTSHTVGPYYHIGLTWLNREDLTVAQTLGQRVAITGQVVDGNGQFVNDAMLEVWQANAAGKYAHPEDDQDKPLDPHFEGFGRVPVDAEGRFRFTTIKPGTVPGLEGTTQAPHLVVLVFARGLVKHLLTRIYFDGEPANETDPLLACVPEERRATIVSKPDASGVYQWNVILQGTDAETVFFDY
- the pcaH gene encoding protocatechuate 3,4-dioxygenase subunit beta, whose amino-acid sequence is MTDKPGYRRPQAGTQPEYLHPPYQSTNLRSPSKPLVFLPHSLSEITGPTVGADRVQEKDHDLTAQHAGEPLGERIIIHGRVLDENGLPVPGILVEIWQANAAGRYNHDRDNHDAPLDPNFTGTGRTVTDADGWYQFQTIKPGAYPWGNHHNAWRPAHIHFSLFGPSILTRLVTQMYFPGDPLLEYDPIYNCVPDTRAKERLIARFDLEKTVPHYALGYRWDIVLRGRDATPMEK
- the pcaF gene encoding 3-oxoadipyl-CoA thiolase, producing MMRDVYICDAIRTPIGRFGGGLSAVRADDLAAVPIKALMERNPSVDWSAVDEVFLGCANQAGEDNRNVARMALLLAGLPESIPGVTLNRLCASGMDAVGTAFRAIASGEMELAIAGGVESMSRAPFVMGKADAAFSRNMKLEDTTIGWRFINPLMKAQYGVDAMPQTADNVADDYAVSRADQDAFALRSQQRTAAAQAAGFFAEEIVPVRITHKKGETVVEQDEHPRADTTLETLSKLKPVNGPDKTVTAGNASGVNDGAAALILASAEAVKKHGLTPRGKVLGMASAGVAPRVMGVGPVPAVRKLTERLGLAVADFDVIELNEAFASQGLAVLRDLGLADDAPQVNPNGGAIALGHPLGMSGARLVLTALHHLEKTGGKKGLATMCVGVGQGLALAIERV
- a CDS encoding CoA-transferase subunit beta yields the protein MTYSTNEMMTVAAARRLKNNAVCFVGIGLPSKAANLARLTSSPDVVLIYESGPIGAKPSVLPLSIGDGELAETADTVVPTGEIFRYWLQGGRIDVGFLGAAQVDRFGNINTTVVGDYHQPKVRLPGAGGAPEIAGSAKSVLIILKQSARSFVDKLDFITSVGHGEGGDSRKRLGLPGAGPVGIITDLCIMEPEADTHEFVVTALHPGVTREQVIAATGWAIRFADQVQTTAEPTEVELRALRDLEARTAAAHGQAPGEA
- a CDS encoding CoA transferase subunit A, whose product is MAEILSLHDAVKQFVNDGDTVALEGFTHLIPTAAGHEIIRQGKKDLTLVRMTPDLIYDQLIGAGCARKLIFSWGGNPGVGSLHRLRDAVEKQWPRPLEIEEHSHADLANAYVAGASGLPFAVLRAYAGSDLPKVNPLIKSVTCPFTGEVLAAVPSVRPDITVIHAQKADRKGNVLLWGILGVQKEAALAAKRCIVTVEEIVDDLNAPMNACVLPTWALSAVCLVPGGAHPSYALGYTERDNRFYQAWDPIARDRETFTAWINEYIHGTKDFSEFQARLAAASQVKP